In Nostoc sp. UHCC 0926, a single genomic region encodes these proteins:
- the panD gene encoding aspartate 1-decarboxylase, which yields MQRTLLLAKIHNCTLTGANINYVGSISIDEILLEKAGILPYEQVQVVNNANGQRFITYAIPAPAHSGVIELNGAAARLGIIGDRLIIMTYGQFTPEELKSYSPTVVIVDEKNRLLEVRRYDDLLSKV from the coding sequence ATGCAGCGCACTCTCCTTTTGGCAAAAATTCATAACTGCACCCTCACGGGGGCGAATATCAACTACGTGGGTAGTATCAGCATCGATGAAATCCTTTTGGAAAAAGCTGGTATCTTACCCTATGAGCAGGTGCAAGTAGTTAATAATGCCAACGGTCAGCGCTTTATTACCTATGCGATCCCGGCTCCAGCCCATTCAGGAGTAATTGAGCTAAATGGGGCTGCGGCACGTCTAGGCATTATTGGCGATCGCTTGATTATAATGACTTACGGGCAGTTCACTCCAGAAGAGTTAAAAAGTTACTCTCCTACGGTAGTCATTGTGGACGAAAAAAACAGGCTGTTGGAAGTGCGGCGCTACGATGACCTGCTCAGTAAGGTCTAA
- a CDS encoding inorganic diphosphatase: MDLSRIPAQPKPGLINVLIEIIGGSKNKYEYDKELEAFALDRVLYSSVQYPYDYGFVPNTLAEDGDPLDGMVIIDEPTFPGCIIAARPIGFLEMIDGGDRDEKILCVPDKDPRYTQVRSLNDLAPHRLDEIAEFFRSYKNLEKKVTEILGWQDVDKVAALVEKSVKAYRG, from the coding sequence GTGGATTTATCTCGTATTCCTGCCCAACCAAAACCGGGTCTAATCAACGTTCTGATTGAAATTATTGGCGGAAGTAAAAATAAATACGAATACGACAAGGAATTGGAAGCTTTTGCTCTAGACCGAGTACTTTATTCCTCGGTACAATATCCATACGACTACGGCTTTGTACCCAATACTTTGGCTGAAGATGGCGATCCCCTAGATGGTATGGTCATAATTGACGAGCCAACCTTTCCAGGCTGTATTATTGCTGCACGACCGATTGGCTTCTTGGAGATGATTGACGGTGGCGATCGCGATGAGAAAATCCTTTGTGTTCCTGACAAAGATCCGCGCTACACTCAGGTGAGATCACTGAACGACTTAGCGCCACACCGCTTAGATGAAATTGCCGAATTTTTCCGTAGTTATAAAAATTTGGAAAAAAAGGTGACTGAAATTCTCGGTTGGCAAGATGTGGACAAGGTTGCAGCTTTAGTAGAAAAATCTGTCAAAGCTTATAGAGGATAA
- a CDS encoding MBL fold metallo-hydrolase translates to MSNFELSGSQSYIREKSSTLPSSPAGEFLVQFWGVRGLIPTPSSNTSRYGGNTACVEMHVAGKRLIFDGGTGLRILGKIWQELQQPLEAHLFFTNCQSNRIQGFPFFAPAFIVENCFHIYGTAASNGASIKQCLYDQMLQPHFPYPLQVMQSELQFYNLTSESDVKLDDVTITTALINQTQRSVGYRVTWQEYSVAYVTDLHQNADQVEQERILQFIKGVDLLIANATYTPPTSHNHDSADLLWQAAVNAALNAGVQRLAISHHHPDDHDDFLDQVEVDVKSAFPQGIVAYEGLVLTVGK, encoded by the coding sequence ATGTCAAATTTTGAGTTGTCGGGTTCCCAGAGCTACATAAGAGAAAAGTCATCTACCCTGCCAAGTAGCCCAGCAGGTGAATTTCTCGTGCAATTCTGGGGTGTAAGAGGTTTGATTCCCACTCCAAGTAGCAATACCAGTCGTTATGGTGGTAATACCGCTTGTGTAGAAATGCATGTAGCTGGGAAACGCTTGATTTTTGATGGCGGTACTGGCTTACGTATACTGGGTAAAATTTGGCAAGAATTACAACAGCCACTAGAAGCCCATTTATTTTTTACCAACTGCCAATCAAATCGTATTCAAGGGTTTCCCTTTTTTGCTCCAGCATTTATTGTGGAAAATTGTTTTCACATTTACGGCACAGCTGCCTCAAATGGAGCCTCAATCAAACAATGTCTGTATGACCAGATGCTCCAGCCACACTTTCCTTACCCTTTACAGGTAATGCAGTCGGAATTGCAGTTTTACAATCTGACTTCAGAAAGTGACGTGAAGCTAGATGATGTCACAATTACAACTGCATTAATTAATCAAACTCAGCGGTCAGTTGGCTACCGAGTTACTTGGCAAGAGTATAGTGTTGCCTACGTCACGGATTTGCACCAAAATGCTGATCAAGTAGAGCAAGAGCGGATTTTACAGTTTATTAAAGGCGTTGACTTGCTGATTGCCAATGCCACTTACACTCCCCCTACCTCTCACAACCATGACTCTGCTGATTTACTCTGGCAAGCTGCGGTGAATGCAGCTCTGAATGCTGGTGTGCAACGGTTAGCCATTTCTCATCATCACCCAGATGACCATGATGATTTTCTTGACCAGGTTGAAGTCGATGTCAAATCTGCCTTTCCTCAAGGAATAGTAGCCTATGAGGGTCTAGTTTTAACTGTTGGTAAGTGA